The following is a genomic window from Geoalkalibacter halelectricus.
GCAACTGGGCACGCCACCGCCGCCGCGAAAATCCGCGCGGTGGCAGACCTGGCATTCACTGAGGTCGCCGCGGGATTGAGCGAGGAGGGTCGGGGTATCGTGAGTGAATCTCCAACCCGGTTCATGGGCGTTGCGGGTGGTGGCCGCCCCTTCGTTGCTATCGCCGCTGCCGCAGCCGCCGATCAACAGCAGCAGCGCCAGGAGCAACATTCCCAACAATGTATTTTCTCCCCTGGGCATTATTGACCTCGTTCCCGTTTAACCATGGCAAGGACGGCAGGTCTGCGATGCTTTCGGATTGCCGTGACAGCGAAAGCACGAAGTCGGGTCGATACGACCGTCGATGCGGTGGCGTGAGAGATAATCTCCACGGTGCTGGGTGCGGCGAAAATTTTCCGTTTGGTTGCGCAAGGACGGCTTAAGTTCGACGCGTGTGGCGTGGCAACTGTTGCAGAAGCTCTGCTCGTGACACATGGCGCAGACGGCTTCGTTTTGATAGGTGACGAGTCGGTGGTTGTCGGTGAAGTAGGGCGTATGATTGTAGCGCTCGTAGACCATCTCCTTGTTGTCATAGCCGTGGCAGCGCACGCAATAGACCCGCCTCTCGCCCAATTCATAGATGGGAGGATGAGTTTTGGGCGGGCGATAGCCGTTGCCGGCGACACAGGAAATCAGCAAGCCGGCCAGGCCGGCGGCGAGAAGTATGGTCAGGATTTTTCTGCTGCTCATAGAACCGACTCCAAGAAAGTGCGCGCGAGCACAACACACATGGGCCTGTGGTCAATCATACAGGTAGTGGGCCGCGAGGGTGGTGCGAAAATTGTTGTCGAGGTAGGGATCGTCGCTGTAATCAAAGGAAAATTTCACCTTGAGCCGGTCCCCCATCAGGCCGCGGCCCAGCCCCAGGGAAGCGAACCAGGCCTGGTCCTTGCCGAAAATCGGGCGGTCGTAATCGACCAGGATGGCATCGCCGGTGACAAACCAGGGACGCATGTCCCAATAGAAAAATCCGCGCGCCAGGGTGAAGCGGTCGCGCGCCTGGTCGCCATCCATGCGCCCCAACTCGATGCCGACCTGGCTGAGGATTTTGATTTTCCAGGTGCTGATCAGGGAATAATAATCGGCGCTCCCGAAGCGCTTGCCGTATTCGTAATGCTTGTACACCCCGGCCAGTTCAAAGCGCTCGTCGACATAGAGAAATGCCTCGGCGCCCATGACTTCCAATGTGTTTCCGGTGCCGGCGAGAAAGCGGAAAGGAAAGGCGGAGCTGTCGCTTTCGATAAAGAAATCATCGAAGCGATATCTCTGGTAGAAAGGGCGAAACTCAACCGGACCCAGGGGCAGGCGAAGTTCATAGAAATGCTCGGCCCAACCGTCGGTTTTGAGGTTATAGACCGAACTACCCTGAAGGGAAATGCGGCCGGGCAAGAAGAAAAAACTGTCGAACCCGGCGAAATGCTCGTCATTGCCGCCGTCGTTGGCGAGGGCCTTGTAGGACAGGCCCACCTCATAGCGACCGATGCGGTGGTGGGAAATGCGCCCGCCGAAGACATAGTCGCCGCTACGCCCATTGGTGGATGAGAGAGCGGCGGGTTGACCGGCGTAGGCGCTCAGGGTCAGCCCATGGGGCAGTTGCGAGCGGCCGTAGATGCCATCGACGGCGACATTGGCCACCCCCTCGAAGACGTAAAAGCGGCCCAGACGTCCGACGAAGTCCAGGGTGGGGAAGTCATATTCAAGGTAGGCATAGAGAAGCTGACCGGTGGTGGTGTCATCAAAATAGTCGTCGCCCAGGTTAATGCGCATCCAGCCATAGCCGTGGAAGCTCAAGGCGGCCTCTTCGCGATCTCCGTAATCGATTTGCAGGTATTGGTAGGCGGGAAGCGCTTTTTGCCCGCGCGCATCGGGCAGGTCGCGTTCAAAGGATTGCAGAATGGTATCCGAAGTCAGGCGCAGTTGGGTGCCGAATACCAAACTCGGCAGGATCAGGACCAAAAAACAGCAGCACAACAAAAGGCAGGCCGCCCGAAAATTGCGACTCGGAGCCGCGATCATGATACCCCCTTCTTCGACTGAAAAGCCGTCTTGACGGCAGTAGCAGCACTCCTGGTCTCGGGCCTGGCAATCTCTCCGGAATTTGCCGGATGTCCCCGGTTCTAGCGAGCGGGCAGGAAGGCAACCGGGAGGAGAGAGGCGGTGGCAGGTCGGCCCCCAGGAAAAATCGAAAAACCGCAATTAATCCAGCGGGCTAATTATGCCATAAAAGCTGAGGTCTTGAAATGGGGATAATTGTTTAAAATCAATAATTTTTTTTCCCAAAGAAAGCCCCCGCCGTGGGGCGGGGGCTGGGGATGTAAAGGTTGAACTTTGGCAGGAATAGGGCTTGTGCGGGACGTTATTTGGCAGAGGCCTGGGCGGCTTTGAACAGGGTCAAAAGCATTTTAAATTTTTTTACCGCCCGTACCCGATGGGAAACATGTCCGGGCATCAGGATGATTTGCCCTGCCTTGACGGTGGAGGGGTTCTGGCCCACGGTGATTTCCGCCTCCCCGTCCAGAACCTGAACGAATGCGTGGTAAGGCACGGTGTGTTCGGAAAGAGCTTGCCCTTCATCAAAACTGAAAACCGTCAGGGTGCCGGTTTCGTCCTGAAGCAAGGTCCGGCTGACCACGGCCCCGTCCTGATAATCCACCAATTCGGCCAGATGAGTGGGAACACCGCCTTCAAGCTTTACGGAATGGTTGTCACTGGTCATGGCGACTCTCCTTTTGGCGTCTGATCGCGCTTTTGCTTAGATTAAATTATATCGAAAAAATAACATACCAGAACCATCCAGGCCTTGACCGGGGTCAAGGAGTGCTGACCAGTTCCCACAAACGCTCGATATCTCGGATGAGAGCGGCATTTTCCGCGAGGTTGATGGCGTAATACAGGGCCACCGAGGTACTTTTTTCGTCGTTGAGTAAATGATAGGCGAGGGCTACATGATAAAGGGCCAGGGCTTGCTCGTCGTTGTCGCGGCCGAGGTGTTGGGCCAGGGTGAAACGATCCAGGGCCAGGGCGATTTGCCCACGCGCCAGGGCCAGGGCACCGGAAGCATCGACATAGAGGAAAGCGCCCTCGGGCAGGTGGGGGAGCAGGGCGGCGGCTTCCTGAGGCTCGGCGAGCTTTAGGGTTAGAAGCAGGATCAAGCGATGGTGAAGGAGATCGCTTTGATTCTGGTTGGGCGCGCTGTCGAGCAAGGCATCAGTGTAGGTCTTGCGCGCCTCGAGATCGCGGCCGAGAATTTCCAGGATTTCGGCGCGACGCAGATAATAGGCAGTTTCAAGGGGGTCGGCGAGGATGGCGAGTTGGTATTCCGTTGCCGCTTGTTCCAGATCGCGATGGAAAACGAAATTTTCGGCGTGTTGGGCGTGTTCTTCAGCTGAAAGGGTCGGGCTGGGTTGGGGCGAGGACGGAGAAGGAGGGGTGCAGGACGCAAGAAGTCCAAGGCAACTCAGCATCGCGACGAGGAGGAATAAACGCAGGCGAGAAATCATGGTGCAGACCTGATGGGCAGCCGGTCAAAAAACGGCCGCGGAGAAAATCTCCGCGGCCGCGGGGCGTTGGTTAACGGGGTGTTTCCATACCGGTCAGGCGCTTGAGCGCTTCGAGGTACTTTTCGCTGGTTTTGTTGACGATATCCGCCGGCAGAGGCGGAGGTGGAGCCTGCTTTTTCCAGTCGAGGGTTTCCAGATAATCGCGCAGGAACTGTTTGTCAAAGCTCGGCTGCGGGCCGCCGGGCCGGTACTGGTCTTGGGGCCAGAAGCGCGAGGAATCGGGGGTGAGTGCCTCGTCGATCCAGATCAGCTGATCCTTGAACAGACCGAATTCGAATTTGGTGTCGGCAATGATGATGCCCTTGGTCGCGGCGATTTCGCGGGCACGCTGGTAGATGGCGATGGTGGTGTCGCGAATCTGGGCGGCCAGATCGGCGCCGACCAACTCAACTGTTTTCTCAAAGGAGATATTTTCATCGTGGGCGCCCAATTCCGCCTTGGTGGAAGGCGTGAAGATGGGAGCGGGCAACTGCTGACTTTCCACCAGCCCGGCCGGCAGGGTGATGCCGCAGATGGCGCCGGTTTTTTGGTAGTCCTTCCATCCGGATCCGGAGACATAGCCGCGCACGATGCACTCGACGGGCAGCGGCTGGGCTTTTTTCACCAGCATCGAGCGCCCCTCGAGAACCTCCCGGTATGGGAGGGTTTCCCGCGGGAAGTCAGACACCTCCATCGCCACGATGTGGTTGGGAACGATATCGGTCATCTGGTCGAACCAGAAGCGCGAAATCTGCGTGAGGACAAAGCCCTTGTAGGGAATGGGTTCGTCCATGACGACGTCGAAAGCCGAAATGCGATCCGTGGTCACGATCAGCAAGTGTTCGCCGAGGTCGTAGATGTCGCGAACCTTGCCCCGGTTGACCAGCTTGAGTTCGGGAAAATCCGTGGTGAGCAGGGTTTTGCTCATGGTCGCTTTACCTTTCCAGGAAATTGGCGAGAATCGGGGTGATGCGAATTTCAGCGGTGCGCCGCAGGGCTTCAACCTCGGCCTCCAGGGCTTCATCCTGCTTGCGCTCCTTCAGGGATGCGCGCAGGGTGGCTTTGAGGTTGTCGTCGAGCAGGCTCGGGTCTGCGGGCTTGAATTCCTTGAGGGCCGCGACGATGAACCGCTGGTCGACCTCAAAGACTTCCGGAATAACGCTGCCCGGGGTTTCGAGGGCAAAGGCTGCCGTAGCCAGGGCGGCATTCTCGCCAATGCGCGGGATGAAGGATTCATAGGCCTTGGGAAAGCGCCCGGTTTCCTGAACGGGAAGGTTTTTCTGGCGCGCTAATTGCTCCAGATCACCGTTATCCTGGCGCAGTTGAGCAAGAAAATCCGTTGCGGCCTGCCGGGCGAACTCGGCGGCTTTTTCCTGGCGATAGGCTTCCTCGACC
Proteins encoded in this region:
- a CDS encoding phosphoribosylaminoimidazolesuccinocarboxamide synthase; translation: MSKTLLTTDFPELKLVNRGKVRDIYDLGEHLLIVTTDRISAFDVVMDEPIPYKGFVLTQISRFWFDQMTDIVPNHIVAMEVSDFPRETLPYREVLEGRSMLVKKAQPLPVECIVRGYVSGSGWKDYQKTGAICGITLPAGLVESQQLPAPIFTPSTKAELGAHDENISFEKTVELVGADLAAQIRDTTIAIYQRAREIAATKGIIIADTKFEFGLFKDQLIWIDEALTPDSSRFWPQDQYRPGGPQPSFDKQFLRDYLETLDWKKQAPPPPLPADIVNKTSEKYLEALKRLTGMETPR
- a CDS encoding cupin domain-containing protein, which gives rise to MTSDNHSVKLEGGVPTHLAELVDYQDGAVVSRTLLQDETGTLTVFSFDEGQALSEHTVPYHAFVQVLDGEAEITVGQNPSTVKAGQIILMPGHVSHRVRAVKKFKMLLTLFKAAQASAK
- a CDS encoding cytochrome C; this encodes MSSRKILTILLAAGLAGLLISCVAGNGYRPPKTHPPIYELGERRVYCVRCHGYDNKEMVYERYNHTPYFTDNHRLVTYQNEAVCAMCHEQSFCNSCHATRVELKPSLRNQTENFRRTQHRGDYLSRHRIDGRIDPTSCFRCHGNPKASQTCRPCHG